A genomic region of Desulfonatronum sp. SC1 contains the following coding sequences:
- a CDS encoding SBBP repeat-containing protein produces the protein ASSFAHHPVPHDRQTPGKSFGLNADRDDLLQFASGGHVIGFGKDSVYVAGLDRVLRVEFAGGHPVQPVAEDGGLSADGISSLGTVTYSGVWDGVDVVYRAAEGGILESFYYVDYTETGPAVDGIRLRYNRPVSLDEQGNLVTAFENGNMVESTPLAWQEVDGEKYFVDASFVLHGQQEVGFALGDCLPGVPVIIDPILSWNTFLGGNDGDDGHDIAIDSSNKVYVTGVSRSSWSEGAKSAFSGPTDAYVAKLNPSTGARIWHTFLGGNGSRVYGYGIAVLSSGIYVSGQSSDSWGSNPKRAFSGDWNTFVAKLDNNGGFQWHTFLGGGGSEEGSGIAVDSSGNVYVAGTCSVAWETNPAPERPYQGSSDAFVAMVNSYGVLQWHTFLGGILGDSGDGIALDGSGNVYVIGSSNASWGSPVRAHQGNGDAFIAKLNSSGVLQWNTFLGGSGVDDGRGIAVDTSGNVYVTGYSNASWGNPVRAHQGSGDAFIAKLNSSGVLQWNTFLGGSGWDEGAGIAVDGSGNVYATGPSFASWGSPLRAFQESGGDPDAFVARLRSSNGALVWHTFLGGGGHEYGSSIAVDTSGNMYVAGYSAESWGSPVRAYAGGYSDAFVVKLANPVVSTSPNPSSGGTTTGGRSYLYGSTATVRATANSGYAFVNWTEGNTVVSCDEQYSFTATRHRTLRANFSPVANRYDISGQINPANSGTVTGAGSYNHGASVIMTVLPKSGFALDEWIETWPEWTGYCVVSTDEQYTFPAIRNRDLTANLRPKALPGVLMLLLDE, from the coding sequence CCGCCTCCTCTTTCGCACATCATCCCGTGCCGCACGACCGGCAGACACCGGGCAAGTCTTTTGGCCTGAACGCCGATAGGGACGATCTTCTCCAGTTCGCTTCCGGGGGCCATGTCATCGGGTTCGGCAAGGACTCCGTATATGTTGCCGGGCTGGACCGCGTCCTGCGGGTGGAGTTTGCCGGAGGCCATCCGGTGCAGCCCGTGGCTGAAGATGGCGGTCTGTCTGCCGACGGTATTTCATCCCTGGGCACGGTGACCTACTCCGGGGTCTGGGATGGCGTGGATGTGGTCTACAGGGCAGCCGAGGGCGGCATCCTGGAGAGCTTCTACTATGTTGACTACACGGAAACCGGCCCGGCCGTGGACGGCATCCGATTGCGCTATAACCGCCCGGTCAGCCTGGACGAGCAGGGCAACCTGGTCACGGCCTTTGAGAACGGAAACATGGTCGAATCCACTCCCCTCGCCTGGCAGGAGGTGGACGGGGAAAAATATTTTGTCGACGCGTCCTTTGTGCTGCACGGCCAACAAGAGGTCGGGTTCGCTTTGGGCGACTGCCTGCCCGGCGTTCCGGTGATCATCGACCCGATTCTGTCCTGGAATACCTTTCTTGGGGGCAATGATGGTGACGATGGCCACGACATCGCCATCGACAGCAGCAACAAGGTCTATGTTACGGGGGTCAGCAGAAGCTCCTGGAGCGAAGGGGCCAAGTCGGCATTTTCAGGCCCTACTGACGCATATGTGGCTAAGCTCAACCCCAGCACCGGCGCCCGAATATGGCACACCTTCCTGGGCGGCAACGGCAGTCGGGTCTATGGCTATGGCATTGCCGTGCTCAGCAGCGGTATCTATGTGTCGGGCCAATCGTCAGACTCCTGGGGGAGCAACCCGAAGAGAGCATTTTCAGGTGACTGGAACACCTTTGTGGCCAAGCTGGACAACAACGGCGGTTTTCAATGGCACACCTTCCTGGGCGGCGGAGGCTCTGAAGAAGGCTCCGGCATTGCCGTGGACAGCAGCGGCAATGTCTATGTGGCCGGAACCTGCTCTGTAGCGTGGGAGACCAACCCGGCACCTGAACGACCATACCAGGGAAGTTCAGACGCCTTTGTGGCCATGGTCAACAGCTACGGCGTGTTGCAGTGGCACACTTTCCTGGGCGGCATTCTCGGGGATTCTGGCGATGGCATTGCGTTGGATGGCAGCGGCAATGTTTATGTGATCGGATCCAGCAATGCCTCATGGGGCAGTCCGGTGCGGGCACATCAAGGCAACGGGGACGCCTTTATAGCCAAACTCAACAGCAGCGGCGTGTTGCAGTGGAACACCTTCCTGGGCGGCAGCGGCGTTGACGATGGCCGTGGCATTGCCGTGGACACCAGCGGCAATGTCTACGTGACCGGGTACAGCAATGCCTCCTGGGGCAATCCGGTGCGGGCACATCAAGGCAGCGGGGACGCCTTTATAGCCAAACTCAACAGCAGCGGCGTGTTGCAGTGGAACACCTTCCTGGGCGGCAGCGGCTGGGACGAAGGTGCTGGAATTGCCGTTGACGGCAGCGGCAACGTCTATGCCACGGGACCCAGCTTTGCCTCCTGGGGCAGCCCGTTGCGAGCATTTCAAGAAAGTGGCGGAGACCCTGACGCTTTTGTGGCCAGACTCAGAAGCAGCAACGGCGCTCTGGTCTGGCACACCTTCCTGGGCGGCGGAGGCCATGAATATGGCTCCAGCATTGCCGTGGACACCAGCGGCAACATGTATGTGGCCGGGTACAGCGCCGAGAGTTGGGGCAGCCCGGTGCGGGCATATGCCGGCGGATACTCTGACGCCTTTGTGGTCAAGCTGGCCAACCCTGTCGTTTCGACTTCGCCCAATCCCTCGTCCGGAGGCACGACTACCGGGGGCAGAAGCTATCTGTATGGCTCGACCGCAACGGTGCGGGCCACGGCCAATTCCGGATACGCCTTTGTCAACTGGACCGAGGGCAACACGGTCGTCTCCTGCGACGAGCAGTATTCGTTCACCGCGACGCGCCACCGCACCCTGCGGGCCAATTTCAGCCCGGTTGCGAACAGGTACGACATATCGGGTCAAATCAATCCCGCGAACTCCGGGACGGTCACCGGCGCGGGCTCCTACAATCACGGCGCAAGCGTGATCATGACCGTCCTGCCGAAGTCGGGCTTTGCTCTGGACGAATGGATCGAGACCTGGCCGGAGTGGACAGGTTATTGCGTGGTCTCAACTGATGAGCAGTACACCTTCCCGGCAATCAGGAACCGCGACCTGACGGCCAACCTCCGGCCCAAGGCCCTGCCCGGGGTATTGATGCTGCTGTTGGATGAGTAA